Below is a window of Halogeometricum rufum DNA.
GATGCTCCTCTGCAAGCACGCCGTCCCCCTCCTCGTGCAGGACGAGGGCGGCCGCGTCGTCAACGTCTCCTCCGGGATGGGCGCACTGAACGAGGACCAGTCGGGCGGGTCCCCCTCCTACCGCGTCTCGAAGACCGGTCTGAACGGCCTCACGAAGTATCTGGACGGCGAGTACGGCGACGACGGACTCCTCGCGAACTCGGTCTGTCCGGGGTGGGTCCGGACCGACATGGGCGGCGAGGAGGCCGACCGGTCGGTCGAACGGGGCGCAGAGACGCCGGTCTACCTCTGTCGCTTCGAACCGGACTCGCCGTCGGGGCACTTCTGGCGCGACCGAGAGGTCATCGACTGGTAGCGGCGGCGGTGCAGAAAAACTATACTGCGCCCCGTTTCCGTACAGCGTAGTGACACGAACACGGCCCCTGCTACTCGTCTGTGTGCTCCTCGTCCTCGCGGGGTGTCTCGGCGGCGTCGGCGAGTCGCCGTCGTCTCCGACATCGTCTGCGACGCCACCGGCGACTCCCACACCGACGCCGACGCCGACGCCCACGTCGACGGCGACGATTTCGGCCGACGACGCCGGGGAACGGGCCATCGAGGCCGAGCAGTCCCGAATCGAACGTCGCCTGAGCGAGTACGAGGCGGTCGGCGGCCTCGGCTTCGGTATCCTCAGACCGGCCGAGTCCGAGGTGGTAGAGCGAAACGAGAGCGGCGTCGTCGTTCGCGTCTCCGTCGGGTACAGCCTCGAACTCGACTGCGACGGCGACGGCACCCCGGACGAATCGCTCGACGGCACCAGTACCGAGACGACCTACGTCGTCTCCGAGTCCGGCGTGCGCCTGACGGGCGTGTCTCGGGACGTACTGGACCCCTCCGGGTACTGCTGACGGCGGCCGTCTCGGCCGGGGGACGCCGAACGCGCGGCGCTACGTCACGCCGCCGCCGCGCGTCTCGAACCGCTCGTACTCCCGGTCGTCGAGAATCGCTTCGAGGTGTTCGACGACGCGGTAGACGTCCTCGAAGCCGACGTAGTACGGCGACGGGCAGACGCGGACGACGTTCGGCGTGCGGAAGTCGACAACGACGCCGCGGGCCTTCAACGCCTCCGAGATGCGGTAGGCCTCGGGGTGTTCGACGGCGACGTGGCCGCCGCGCCGCGCCGCCTCCCGCGGCGTCCCCACCTCGCAGTCGGGGAGTCGGTCGTCCACGAGGGCGACGAGGAAGTCGGTGAGCGCGACGGACTTCTCCCTGAGCGCCTCGATGCCGGCGTCTTCGGTCACGTTGAGGGCGCCGTCCAACGGCGCGGCGGCGAGAATCGGCGGCGTGCCTATCTGGAACGCGCCCGCCGACGGCGCGGGCGTGTACGTGTGGCGCATCTCGAACTGCGTCTCCTTCTCGTGGCCCCACCACCCCGCGAGCGCCGGCGTGACGCCGAAGTGGCGTTCGTTCACGTACAGGCCGGCGGGGGCGCCGGGGCCGGCGTTGAGGTACTTGTAGTGACACCAGACGGCGAAGTCGACGCCGACGTCCGAGAGGCGATGCGGGACGACGCCGACGGAGTGCGCGAGGTCGAACCCGGCGAGTGCGCCGGCGTCGTGCGCCGCTTCGGTGATTCGCTCCACGTCCAGCAGTTGCCCGCTCCGGTAGAGGACCGAGGGCATGAACACCATCCCCACGTCGTCGTCGATGGCGGCGACGATATCGTCCTCGTCGACGGTTCGGCCGTCGCGACTCTCGACCACGCGGAGGGCCTCCTCGGGGTCGCGGCCGGCCTGCCGGAGTTGCGCGCGGATGGCGTAGTGGTCCGTCGGGAAGTCGAGGTCGTTGACGAGAATCTCCGCGCCCCGGTCGGGGTCGTAGAACGTCCCGACGAGGGTGTGGATGTTCACCGTCGTGGAGTTGCCCACGACGACTTCCGCGGGGTCGGCGCCGACGAGGCCGGCGAGTCGGTCGCCGAGGCGTTCGCCGTACGTGAACCAGTCGGGGTCGGCGTCGGTCCACCCGCGGATGGCGAGCGTCTGCCACTGTTCGACGGCCTCCTCCAACGCGGCCGCCGCGTCCGCGGCGCAGAGTCCGAGCGAGTTGCCGTCCATGTACAACTCGCCGTCCGGGACGAAGAAGCGCTCGCGGAGCGTCGCCAGCGGGTCGTCGGCGTCGCGTTCGCGGGCCTCGGTCAGCGTCGGCGGGCGGCCGGCGCTCGATTCGGGGGACGCGTCGGCGTCCGCGTCGTCGCGTGAGTCGTCCATGTCCACACCTCCGCCGCGGGCCACAAAGCGGTTCGCCTCGCCGCGCCGTCGGACTCTCCTCGCCCCGGCGTCGAAGTGTCCAACACCGCCAGCCCGCCGCTTTTTGGTCGTCCGCCACGGGCACCCACTATGGACCGACGTGCCCCCGAACTGGACTCCGACGTGGCGGACGTGGTGGCGGCGTTCGAACGCGAGGGACTCCCCCCGTGGCACTCCCTCTCCGTCGAGAGCGCGCGCCGGGTCGAGGACGAGGCGTTCGCGCCCGCGGACCCGCCGGACGTCGAACGCGTCCGCGACCTCTCGGTTCCCGGCCCGCACGGGGCGATTCCGGTCCGGACGTACCACCCCGCGCCCGCGGAGACGCGCGACGTGCTGGTGTTCTACCACGGCGGCGGCTGGGTGCTGGGGACGCTGGACTCGGTGGACGAAATCTGCCGTCGCCTCGCCGCCCGGTCGGGTCGCCTCGTCGTGAGCGTCGACTACCGACTCGCGCCCGAGCATCCGTTCCCCGAACCGCTGGACGACGCCTTCGCCGCGTTCGAGTGGGCGTGCGAGTTCGCGGCGTCGCTCGGCGGGAGCGGGAACGTCGCCGTCGGGGGGACGAGCGCCGGCGGCAACCTCGCCGCCGCCGTCGCCCTGCGGGCCGCCGCGAACGCGACGCAGGGCGACGGCCCGACGCCGACGGGCCAACTCCTCGCGTACCCCATCACCGCCCAGACGTTCGACACCGACTCCTACGAGGAGAACGCCGACGGCCCCCTCCTCACGCGCGCGGACATGGCGTGGTTCCGCGACCACTACCTCCGGAGCGAGGTGGACAGATACAGTCCGTTCGCCGCGCCGGTGCGGGCCGACGAGGAACTGCTGGCCGAGACGCCGCCGGCGTGCGTCGTCACCGCCGGGTTCGACCCGCTCCGCGACGAGGGGACGCGGTACGCCGTGCGACTCCGGGGCGCGGGCGTCGACGTCGCCCACCAGCACTACCCGAGCATGGTCCACGGCTTCCTGAGTCTCGCGTCGGAGGCGGACGCCGCCGACGAGGCGTTCGACCGGGTGGTCGAGCGACTGTCCGAGTTCTGAGCGCGGTCACTCGATTTCGAGCAGACCGACCCACGCGAGGACCGCGCGGACGAACAGGTACGCGACGAGGAGGGCGGCGAGGAACGTCGTCGGCGCCGAGAGCAGTCGCGCGGTTCGGTAGGGGAGCACGATGCGCGAGAGACCGAGAATCACGAAGCTCAGCAGTATCAGGCCGAACGCGAGCAACGAAAGCTTCACGAATCCGTTTCTGTCCATCCGATACGCGGTCACGCGGAGCCGAGTTGAACGTTCTCCTCCGGCGGGGCCGAGCCGAATCGGCCGCCCGTCGGTCGCCGGCAGGCGCGTTCGAACCCGCGCGGGCTACGGTGACTCGCTCCGCCGCGCCAGTTCCTCGTAGGCCGCCCACGACGGGTCCACCTCGGGGTGCGGCACCGACTCGCCGTCCACGGTGACGCCGGTCCCTTCGCACACGGTGCCGGCGACGCCGACGGGCGTCCCCTCGGATTCGAGCGCCGAGACGACGGCCGCCGTCGAGTCGGGGTCGACGGCGAGCACCAGCGTGCCGCCCGTCGTCGCCGTCCACGGGTCGATATCGAGGAACGCGCACGCCTCGCGGACGCCCGGGCGAACCGGTATCTCGTCGGTCGAGACGTCGAGGTGGACGCCCGCGCCGTCGGCGACTTCGTTCAGCGCGCCGAACAGGCCGCACTCGGTGGCGTCGTGCATCGCGTGGACGCCGCCGGCGGCCGCCGCGGTCATCGCGTCGCGGACGCAGTCGGCCTCGTCCAAGCGGGCCTGCGCCTCGCGGAGCGTATCCGCCGGGAGGTCGAACTGGTCGGGGAACAGCGTCGTCAGCAGACCCGTCGCCTCCACGGCCGGCCCCTTCGTGACGAGGACGTCGTCGCCGACGCGGGCGCCGTCCGGGCGAATCACGTCACCGGGGTCGCCGACGGCGAGTGCGGTGGCGCCGCCGACCCACGGGAACGAACACCCGGCGTAGCGGGCGGTGTGCCCCGTGACGATGCTGACGCCGAGGTCCGCGGCCTCCTCGTGCATCGCCGTCCACAGTTCGGCGAACGCCTCGTCCTCGAACTCCGGCGGGAGCGTGAAGGAGACGGCGAGGTGGGAGGGCGGAAGCCCCGAGACGGCAACGTCGGCGAGGACGAAGTCGAGGGCGAACCGGCCGGCGCGGGCGAGTCCGAGGTCCGGCAGGACGGAGACGGGGTCGGTGGCGACGGCGACGGCCGTCCCGTCGACGTCGAGGAGGCCGAAGTCGACGCCGTGGGTCGGACCGAGGGCGACGTCGTCGCGGTCGGCCCCGAGGTTCGAGAAGACGTACCGGTCGAAGAACGCGCGGTCCACCTTTCCGAGGTCGCTCATGGGGGACGGTCGACGGCGGTCGGTTTCAACGTGCCGTTGTCGCCCCCGGAACTGCCGTAAGATATACCAGGCGATATGTCGTCGGTGAGGACGATTCGATGTCACCCGGATGCGGACCGGGCGCTCCGGTGCCGCGCGTTCCGACCGCCCGTCGGAGCTATCGGCCCTCCACCGCGCCCGCCGACGCCGTTCGTCAGTCGCCGACCGAAGGAGGAACACGGTGAGGGAGGACTCGACGGCCTCGGAGTCACGACGCGCCGCCGA
It encodes the following:
- a CDS encoding alpha/beta hydrolase; translation: MDRRAPELDSDVADVVAAFEREGLPPWHSLSVESARRVEDEAFAPADPPDVERVRDLSVPGPHGAIPVRTYHPAPAETRDVLVFYHGGGWVLGTLDSVDEICRRLAARSGRLVVSVDYRLAPEHPFPEPLDDAFAAFEWACEFAASLGGSGNVAVGGTSAGGNLAAAVALRAAANATQGDGPTPTGQLLAYPITAQTFDTDSYEENADGPLLTRADMAWFRDHYLRSEVDRYSPFAAPVRADEELLAETPPACVVTAGFDPLRDEGTRYAVRLRGAGVDVAHQHYPSMVHGFLSLASEADAADEAFDRVVERLSEF
- the kynU gene encoding kynureninase, with amino-acid sequence MDDSRDDADADASPESSAGRPPTLTEARERDADDPLATLRERFFVPDGELYMDGNSLGLCAADAAAALEEAVEQWQTLAIRGWTDADPDWFTYGERLGDRLAGLVGADPAEVVVGNSTTVNIHTLVGTFYDPDRGAEILVNDLDFPTDHYAIRAQLRQAGRDPEEALRVVESRDGRTVDEDDIVAAIDDDVGMVFMPSVLYRSGQLLDVERITEAAHDAGALAGFDLAHSVGVVPHRLSDVGVDFAVWCHYKYLNAGPGAPAGLYVNERHFGVTPALAGWWGHEKETQFEMRHTYTPAPSAGAFQIGTPPILAAAPLDGALNVTEDAGIEALREKSVALTDFLVALVDDRLPDCEVGTPREAARRGGHVAVEHPEAYRISEALKARGVVVDFRTPNVVRVCPSPYYVGFEDVYRVVEHLEAILDDREYERFETRGGGVT
- a CDS encoding AIR synthase family protein is translated as MSDLGKVDRAFFDRYVFSNLGADRDDVALGPTHGVDFGLLDVDGTAVAVATDPVSVLPDLGLARAGRFALDFVLADVAVSGLPPSHLAVSFTLPPEFEDEAFAELWTAMHEEAADLGVSIVTGHTARYAGCSFPWVGGATALAVGDPGDVIRPDGARVGDDVLVTKGPAVEATGLLTTLFPDQFDLPADTLREAQARLDEADCVRDAMTAAAAGGVHAMHDATECGLFGALNEVADGAGVHLDVSTDEIPVRPGVREACAFLDIDPWTATTGGTLVLAVDPDSTAAVVSALESEGTPVGVAGTVCEGTGVTVDGESVPHPEVDPSWAAYEELARRSESP